A stretch of Lathyrus oleraceus cultivar Zhongwan6 chromosome 6, CAAS_Psat_ZW6_1.0, whole genome shotgun sequence DNA encodes these proteins:
- the LOC127095064 gene encoding uncharacterized protein LOC127095064 yields MSESDHSEHSDADTHKSATDTHKSVDTGDSGQPKNITFRGSKLEFHPALAVSNIRNHIPIILEMEKDQYGTWGELFRIHARSNRVLHHIVPSIGKEPPAITDANHEQWSILDATVLQWIYSTISTDLLTTIQEPNSTAMEAWNHLEDIFQDNQNARAVTLEQEFSNTRMEDFPNVSAYYQRLKMLSNQLRNVGSPINNHCLVLQLISGLPEAYRSVSTLIR; encoded by the coding sequence ATGTCTGAATCAGACCATTCAGAACACAGTGACGCCGATACCCACAAATCTGCCACCGATACCCACAAATCCGTCGATACTGGTGATTCCGGTCAGCCCAAGAACATCACGTTTCGAGGTTCTAAATTGGAGTTTCATCCCGCACTTGCCGTCTCCAATATTAGGAACCACATTCCTATTATTCTCGAGATGGAAAAAGATCAATATGGTACCTGGGGCGAGCTTTTCCGCATCCATGCTCGCTCAAATCGAGTCCTGCATCACATCGTTCCATCTATCGGAAAAGAGCCACCAGCCATTACCGACGCCAACCATGAACAATGGTCCATTCTTGATGCCACCGTTCTTCAGTGGATTTATTCAACTATTTCTACCGATTTACTGACCACTATTCAAGAACCCAACTCCACTGCAATGGAAGCATGGAATCACTTGGAAGATATTTTTCAAGACAACCAAAATGCTCGAGCTGTCACTCTTGAGCAAGAGTTTTCTAACACTCGTATGGAGGATTTTCCCAATGTCTCAGCTTACTATCAGCGTCTTAAGATGCTTTCTAATCAGTTGAGAAATGTCGGCTCCCCTATCAACAATCATTGTCTGGTCCTTCAACTGATCTCTGGTCTCCCAGAAGCTTACCGAAGTGTTTCTACTTTGATTCGCTAG
- the LOC127095065 gene encoding uncharacterized mitochondrial protein AtMg00810-like, which translates to MASCKPSATPVDTKQKLNTSSDTSYEDPSLYRNIAGALQYLTFTRPDISYVVQQVCLHMHAPRTKHMLALKRILHYVQGTLHFGLHLSPSPITKLISYTDADWGGCPDTRRSTSGYCVFLGDILISWSSKRQPTLSRSSVEAEYRGLPMLSPGTPFSYSSCHFGVL; encoded by the coding sequence ATGGCGTCCTGTAAACCATCAGCCACTCCTGTTGACACCAAGCAGAAACTCAACACCTCCTCCGACACTTCTTATGAGGATCCCTCCTTGTATCGGAATATTGCAGGGGCCCTACAGTATCTCACCTTCACTCGACCTGATATATCATATGTTGTTCAACAAGTTTGTCTTCACATGCACGCCCCTCGCACGAAACACATGCTTGCTCTTAAGCGCATTTTGCACTATGTTCAGGGCACCTTACATTTTGGACTACACTTATCCCCATCTCCCATTACAAAGCTTATCTCCTACACTGATGCTGATTGGGGTGGATGTCCTGACACCAGACGTTCTACATCTGGGTACTGTGTTTTTCTAGGTGACATCCTTATTTCTTGGTCTTCCAAAAGGCAGCCAACTCTCTCCCGTTCCAGTGTTGAAGCCGAATATAGGGGGTTGCCAATGTTGTCTCCTGGAACTCCATTTTCCTATTCCTCATGCCACTTTGGTGTATTGTGA
- the LOC127092844 gene encoding cyclin-J18 isoform X2, with amino-acid sequence MASSSQRLKTVEFLIKSSQHLKVSPIVKYSAFSFFADRFIFSLPAFIERANSLNWLLKPVTESTLQLFVLISLWISSKIHDSRPLSVASLKSLADESIKEQHFTNRNFMEAVLSFEIGTSNIAFSFLQELWIQIKGVAKVGELISFEACMEIMDLLYEKEETSFLYRSPHSLAASILVVSYLMTVPKQKWEFPVVAWVNFATSCKEEDIIKMVKEILKHVLETS; translated from the exons ATGGCATCTTCGTCTCAGCGCCTCAAAACCGTTGAGTTTCTCATCAAATCATCACAA CATCTCAAAGTTTCCCCCATTGTTAAATACTCAGCATTCTCCTTCTTCGCCGATCGCTTCATTTTCTCATTACCAGC TTTTATAGAACGCGCGAATTCGTTGAACTGGCTGTTGAAACCTGTCACCGAAAGCACCTTGCAGCTGTTTGTGCTTATTTCTCTATGGATTTCAAGCAAA ATACATGATTCTCGACCGCTCTCTGTTGCAAGTTTGAAGTCTTTGGCGGATGAATCAATCAAGGAACAACACTTCACAAACCGTAATTTCATGGAAGCA GTGTTGAGCTTTGAGATTGGCACATCAAATATAGCCTTTTCGTTCCTTCAAGAGCTTTGGATTCAAATCAA GGGAGTAGCAAAAGTTGGTGAGTTGATTAGCTTTGAAGCTTGCATGGAAATTATGGATCTTCTTTATGAAAAGGAAGAGACATCATTTCTTTATAGGTCTCCTCACTCCCTTGCTGCGTCAATCTTG GTTGTATCATACTTAATGACAGTCCCTAAACAGAAATGGGAGTTCCCAGTTGTTGCATGGG TAAATTTCGCAACCTCTTGTAAGGAAGAAGATATCATAAAAATGGTGAAGGAGATTCTCAAACATGTGCTTGAAACTTCTTGA
- the LOC127092844 gene encoding cyclin-J18 isoform X1: MASSSQRLKTVEFLIKSSQHLKVSPIVKYSAFSFFADRFIFSLPAFIERANSLNWLLKPVTESTLQLFVLISLWISSKIHDSRPLSVASLKSLADESIKEQHFTNRNFMEAEVLFMQVLSFEIGTSNIAFSFLQELWIQIKGVAKVGELISFEACMEIMDLLYEKEETSFLYRSPHSLAASILVVSYLMTVPKQKWEFPVVAWVNFATSCKEEDIIKMVKEILKHVLETS, translated from the exons ATGGCATCTTCGTCTCAGCGCCTCAAAACCGTTGAGTTTCTCATCAAATCATCACAA CATCTCAAAGTTTCCCCCATTGTTAAATACTCAGCATTCTCCTTCTTCGCCGATCGCTTCATTTTCTCATTACCAGC TTTTATAGAACGCGCGAATTCGTTGAACTGGCTGTTGAAACCTGTCACCGAAAGCACCTTGCAGCTGTTTGTGCTTATTTCTCTATGGATTTCAAGCAAA ATACATGATTCTCGACCGCTCTCTGTTGCAAGTTTGAAGTCTTTGGCGGATGAATCAATCAAGGAACAACACTTCACAAACCGTAATTTCATGGAAGCA GAGGTGCTCTTCATGCAG GTGTTGAGCTTTGAGATTGGCACATCAAATATAGCCTTTTCGTTCCTTCAAGAGCTTTGGATTCAAATCAA GGGAGTAGCAAAAGTTGGTGAGTTGATTAGCTTTGAAGCTTGCATGGAAATTATGGATCTTCTTTATGAAAAGGAAGAGACATCATTTCTTTATAGGTCTCCTCACTCCCTTGCTGCGTCAATCTTG GTTGTATCATACTTAATGACAGTCCCTAAACAGAAATGGGAGTTCCCAGTTGTTGCATGGG TAAATTTCGCAACCTCTTGTAAGGAAGAAGATATCATAAAAATGGTGAAGGAGATTCTCAAACATGTGCTTGAAACTTCTTGA